From Anastrepha obliqua isolate idAnaObli1 chromosome 3, idAnaObli1_1.0, whole genome shotgun sequence:
ttttttaaaattttgttcttatgttgttaataaaaaaatttttaaattttaactactAAAATATTCATCTTTCATACCCCATACATCATTGTCTCAGAGCAAGCCTTCATCGCCCGCCAAAAGTTCTCTGGCCTGTAATAAGGAGTTAATTACTGATACGCcgaaatattcttcttcttcttagcttcaAAGCCCGTGGTGGACCATAACTTCGTCAATAagttttctccactttattacCGAATTATTGACGATGGATTTTTCTCTCGCTTTTTCATTGAAGTCAATAATTCGTTTATTGACCAACTTGCCAACTCTATGTAAACTTGTCTTTAGTtataaatgaaaagtcgagaaataGTAATTAGTAATGAAAATTTGGTCAAAGGCTTAGTGTTTtcttcatatataaatattatgatGAACTTTttgagtatgaattatatactttataaatattatgaTGAACTTTttgagtatgaattatatactTTTTCCCTATTCTTATTGAAGACATGAAATTTATATTAtggatattattatatttttttaattttttattattaatttatgtaCTTGAAGTACTTTCTCAAATGATTTCATATCTGAACGATCTAATCAATTTAAAAAGCAGTTAGAAATTTTGTTACCCTGGCTTAAAACCCAAATgagttatatatatgtatatatatataattggcgcgtacaccctttttgggtgtttggcttagctcctcctcctatttgtggtgtgcgtcttgatgttgtttcagaaatggagggacctacagtttcaagccgactccgaacggtagatatttttataaggagctttttcatgacagaaatacactcggaggtttaccattgcctgccgaggggcgaccgctattagaaaaaattaatttgggtgtttcaccgagattcgaacctacgttctctctgtgaattccgaatggtagtcacgcaccaacccattcggctacggcggccgcccaaatGAGCTGCGGAGcgaaaatttgtatcaaaatgtTATCTGGTTTTctttttgaaatcattttgtATTACCTAAGCATCTGCAAGAAATATCGGTGTTTTATGACATCCTCATGATTTCACAGTCTTGGAATATCTCACTAACGAAACATCTTCGAAAATCCATAGAAACTCTCGGACCTATGGCTAAAAAAAAGTAGCGCCACTATTCTACCAAGTGTCATTCTGTACAATCCGTTATTATTGAAACTGTACTAAAAgaaagatttatttattatattttttcttaaactctTATTGGAGCACAGGGCGCCAACTACGCCTGTTTGCTAACGGACACGCCAAAACAACCACACACCTGCTTGGAGGGGCAGATAGACATCCTATTACCAAGCTGTGGTAGGCCAACTAGCAATCTCCTTATTTGAAACTTATTTGCTAACGAATCGTCGGcggtttaaatttgaataaaaatataacctAGGATTTCTGAAATTTACTTCTCTTACCGTTACACAGACGGACATAAATAAAACGATTCAGTTAGTTCGTCATCCTGATGCCGAATCACAGCATTCGTGAGCGAATGAATTTTGACTCGAAATTTCAGTTTGAGTTTGAGACACTCTATAGCGAATGTATTTCAACTAACCAAAAAGTGTAAGGAGAGAATATCATTTTGTCTCATTCGATCTCGTGTAATCTAATTTGGTTCCTGTTTGTTGTTGAGCCgactatttagtttttaaaactaTCGGAAAACAGTCATGCCtctgttaaattaaaaatgattaaTGATTACTTTCGTATTTAAAttaagggggggtaagggataaaaatcgatttttttttttgcatgttattgtagtaaaacatttcaaaaataccgtgttaaaattttaagtcaatccgagcaaaactttttaagttatagagcataaagccgagccgcctcaaacatctgccgagacgcagcagttgcgcgcgtagtccgttacaaactttaaacgcggttttctcgaaccttttttttttaaagtgcgtagtcattggcatttaaaaactactcaaccgatccttttgaaattttgcacacatattttacatataaaaaacctccccccaacgtttttttatattaaggtggttttacacctacaaaatggcggcattttttcgtcaaaaatcactctttacttcaaacgactaccaaatggctgaaaatgaaaataaatcgtcaaaataaacgttggggggaagtttaactcatactttacatacaattattcgattttttgatttcagatgattctacgctgagatatgctgactactgcaaaatgtatttttgaaaagacgtctaggtaaatgtgctctcattcgctcattttgcaatatttttacatgaaaattttatcaaatattcttgaaatgttactttataatatgcaacaacttttaataaactgacttgaaccgtttcgctacaataaattcatgaaaaaagtgttttttttagcgtttatcccttacctcCCCTTAACAAAATCTCTTCATTTTGTACTTTACTTCCTTTGTACTTCATTCAATGATTGACATTTTTTCCGATTGTCatatttgaattgtttttaGGGTAATTTTGCTTTGGCGCCACTAATTGAACTTCAAACTCGAATATATCAAACTCAATTTCGACTCAATTTTCACAACTCAGCTCGATTTGAAATCCCAATTTTGGATTACGAAACTCAATATGTTTGAATTTCGTTAACCCAATTTCGTTTTAGAGAATCAGACGTATTCGGATAATGAAACGAGTAGTTTTTGGAACAGGAGTTTCGCTACTTTGCCTATCGAAAGTGACTAAGCAATGACTAATTTCGAActgagtttttaaatattttttgccagTGCTACTCGTATAACTCTGCCCATGGCTCGATAACCGACTAAAAAACTTTCTTTCAACAATGAACGGCCGTGACTTTATTACGCGCCCTTTAGCGACTCAATAAAATATAAGCAAGTTTCTATTAAACTACCTGCGTTCAATACACTTCTGATAAGTTGTTTTGgttgtgaaaaaacaaaaagagattcaattttaaatattatatttttattcttatttataattaattttcgcACAACAAGACGCAATGCCCGCCGATCCGCCGGCTGATTCAGTTTTGGCCTCAGCGTATTTGGGCATTCATGCGAATATTTTTTACCTTCGTCTAAAATACTGCGCTCGTTAAGCAGCAGCATTCCTTTCAgtattttctaaaatgttttgtggcataaaataaaaacgtataggtaagtatgtatttttttcttaatttttcgttaaatttCTAACACAAcgaattttacatttattttgatgTATGAAACTAAGTTTTTTAGGACTTTCGTTTGGTGATGCTATGTAAACGCTTTAAAAATGTGGTTGAATAGGAGGACCTCACGGCACCGGAGGAAATGCGCTGCTCCAATCATCATTTGCTCAACTCAGTCCCATCCTTCGCCGACACCTCAGTTGTTTTGCCTTCCACAGCTATGGCGCTGGTGTTAGTTTCCCCCGTTTCGTCGATTTTTGACTCCGCAGCTGGCTCACCGGACTCCTTCGACTCTGTACTATTTGCCTCGCTGGTAGCGGATGCCTCGTTTGCTTGCATGCCTTCTGGTGGTGGCAACGGTATGGGCGCTTGAATTTGTTTCGCATCGGCCGGCTCGGCCTCGGAATCTGCTGCTTTCGCTGTTGCCGTCTCTGAAACTTCAGTTGCAACTGCCTCGACTTTTTCTTTCGACGCACTCTTTCGCGTCGCAGCTTCGTTCATTTGCACTGGTTCTGTAGCTGCGGCGGTTATTGGCTCTTCAGCTGGTGCACCACCCTCTGCTGCCTGTTGAGCAGCCTTGCTGTTCTCGTTTGCTTTCGCTTCGAGCACATTGATCGAAGCCTGAATGCATTTGATGGCCTCCTTGCGTGCTAGACGTATGCTGTCCTTGCCGTTCGTGTCGATTGTGTCCAGCTTGAGTAGATTGCGTGTCAACATCTCATCAAGATAGACATATTCTTTGTCTTGGCGTGTGCCAGTGAACTTCTCAACTTTTCCCATGAGATCGAGCACATCACGTTGAATGTCTTGAATTTTACTGATCGAGTCCAACGTGTGTGGTGTTTGCGGTGGCACGCCAGCAGCGGCAGCGGTTTGCTGTTGCTgtggctgctgctgttgctgagtATTGAGTGGAGTGGGACGGTGTTGTTGGGGCTGTTGTTGGGGTTGTGGTGGCACATGTGCCCTGGCTGATGCACTGGCTGCTGCCGGCGATTGACCAGGCGCGCTATTTTGATTCGGTATTTCCTTGTGAGCGTTAATGATCGGCTCGGAACGACCCTCGACAAAGATCGGTATGGTGCGCACATAACTGCCGCCTGGAGTTTGCGGCGGTGGTGGTGtctgttgtcgttgttgtggatgtggttgttgttgtggtgcATAGTATGCCTTATTGAACTGGGGTTGCTGGCCAGTAGTGGTGCCAGCCTGCACGTGTGGACTAGTTTGTGTGCCGAATTGCGAGTGACCAGCCTGTGGTGGCGGTGTCTGACGCTTACCATTCACTGGGAtctgttgctgttgctcttGGGGTGGCGCAGAATGTGCGCGAGTACCTTGATCCGACTCCAATGCGGACTTTACACCCATGTCGACTGTGTTGCGCAGACCATGCTGCTTCAGGTTATCACCGTGCGCCTGCGGTGCAGCGCTGTCCACTTGATCGCCACCTGAACGAACAATGGGATCTTCGGTTTGTATGGCGGCATCGCAAAGCTTTTTCGAAGGCGATTGTGGTACGCCATTGGGCGGTGAGGAGGGAACAAATGACTGATAGTAAGCGGGTCCACCACCCTGTACTGGCACCTGTTGCGAATGCTGAGAGCTATGTTGGCGTGGCAAAGTAGCACTTTCACCACGTCTGCTGTGGCCAAACCCTTCGGGTATGTATTGGCGGAATTCCGAAGGCAGGCGATTGAAGAAGTCATCATCACGACCCATGTGGTCGGCAGCACGCCGGCGTCCTAGCGAATTGAATTGAGGAAAGCCAAAATCTGCAATAACATcaaagaaatgagaaaaaagtcAGTATGCAATACGAGGGTCGAGTGCTAGATTAGAATGCTTACGTGAGTTATTGAAACTTCCGAATGGGTCATGCATGCGACCCAGGCGGCTGCGTGGAAACATGTCCATGTCCATATCCATGTCCATGTCCGGTTCGAAACCAAAGCCCTGCTAAAATGAAAGaagataataaatttattttagtaaaacatGTCGGAAAGCAACTAAGTAACGGTAATATATCACTAGAAATATTTCAGACCTACTACTGCGTCGTTGTGAAGCAAACATTTCATAAACAAATGTTGGTATGGCTGGAATTTACTTCTTAATTGAGCATCCTATTAATCAGCGCAAATTCTCCTAATATATTCCCTGACTGTGGCTACTGACTCTGCAATAGTCACCATTCGTCTTTGTTTGATACCCTATTTGTATTCTAGCACCCACAGTTAACTAAGCATTGAGATACTGAGAGTGAAGAAAGTGATGACTTTCCAATTCTGGAGATATTTGGTGAGTATGCGCGGATAACTGGGATTCAATATGAAGATTGAAACTACGGTCGTGAGTTGGGACATTAGTTCAAAGTCGATGGACATAGTAACTGCCACTATCGGGCGACTCAGTGTTAGTTTCATTAGTAGTCATGGTCTATCTATACCAACCTTATGTACAGGAAGAATAACAAAAAGCCACCCACAAGGGCTGCGAAGGCACAGTTTGTGCCAATATTGCAGAAGATAAACCCTTGTGAAGCGGATTACCACGAAAAAACATAGAACCATAATGCGTATTAAACCCTGAAAGGCTTATGACTGGTTTCCTAGGTTTCTGAGGTGCTTCCGGATGGTTTCTTTTCCAATTGGAGTTCCTTCAGGCCATGCAAGGAGAAGTTAAAAGTCTAACAGCAACTCAAATTTATGATGCCAGTTAGTAGAAAACTTGACGACAAGGTAGATTTCTCGTGCATGATAAGCGCGAACTTTTGAGAGAGCGCagacttttgtaattttgtagAGCGCAGACAACGATAACTCGCATTATTCATCGAATATGATATTCGAGAAATATATCAAATATTGTAACTATCGACAGTGTAAGACACTCACATCTTAGTGTAGGATGTGGCTAACCGCCCATGTGAACTTAAGCAAGATTGGTTAGAAaaaaggaggatggttccatatgtagaagtgcAGGCATGTGGGGAAAGCCCCTGATcgtcattcacttgggagtgaccAAGACAATTCTTCTGCATATACAACTTCCGGGCTTCGCCCAAATATcatctgggtagcttccgaacattcGTCCGAGAGAGTGCTAATGTGAGAAGGAGAAACAACCCTGAATGCGCTGTGAACCGTGGGAACCATCTCGTAAAAATCCTCCTCCAAAGCCTTAAGGTTAAGAAAAAAGATGGCGATTGACGGAAATCTGCTTGAAAATCTGACACATATTATAAAAATGGGATGGAACAGTGTATCGAACAAGTATAGATTGATTGAGGTGTTGCGCTTGAAGtccgaaaaggaaaaaaatgaacGCTGAGGTGGACATACTTTTGCTCATAATGCGGGGTGACTCAGTGAGAAGCacattaacaaatttaaaatcataGCAATAAGAGAGCTAAGtcgtggaaatgttttagaCTACCCAGCGCGTAGTAGCTTTGGAATTATTAAATTGACCGAGATTAACTTAAGACATAGATGTTCGTATTGGGCATATAATGCCGACTATGTTAAGGCTACGGCAGAGATGTAAAATTGATCGAAAAGAAAGGTTCTAAAAATCTCATTTTCTTAAATCACCCCCGTCTACGTCAAATGATTGCAAAGTATTACTGACCACTATCTAATGCGGAAGCATATCAGCAGCATAGGTTTGTCGACTAACGAAAGCTCCGAAGATCATCTCTGACACTGCCATTGTCATGTTCCGGAGAGGGAGAGAAGCCTCTTCTTTCACTACTGCTTTTTAGTGCTATCGGGACAGTAACATAGAAAGTGTCTAACGGACTCTTTCTCTACCTCATTCTTGCAGCatctgcaatagtcgaaatgaggtacgtTCAATCTTTGATCATGGCGACTTATGAGACAAAGCAACTAACTCTGGAGAGGGAGAGAAGCCTCTTCTTTCACTACTACTTTTTAGTTCTATCGGGACAGTAACATAGAAAGTGTCTAACGGactctttctcttcctcattcGTGCAGTATCTGCAATAGTCGAAGTGAGGTACGTTCAATCTTTGATCATGGCGACTTATGAGacaaagcaactaacatagagacgtttttccttgaccgattaagtagcgCTGGAATTCTAGTACTAAATAACCTATTAATAGTCAACAGGGTGGTTTGGACCCAGACCGAGTGTTATGGGCGAGTGTTCCACCCCTATTTGCGGCAAGTCGAGCAGCAGTCGCAAGCCTGAAATCTGTTTACCAACTAAAGCGGAATCTAACGAAGCCACGTCATAAAATCTGCGTCTTGTATGGGATGCAGCGCGGGGTAACACAATTCAAATCGACTTTGGTTAGCAGAACAGAACACAAATGTTAAAATAGAGTTATTTTGTAAATCAAAGGTATCGAGAAtgaaaatatactaaaatattaaatgaaaaatagcaaattttaacaaaagagtcaccataaatatttactttcaggGTCGTTGGGGTTCATCAAATTATTTAcgagctcaaaaaaaaaacgcataccAGCTGgtctaaaattaaaaacgtaCACACTGACAAGTGCAATTTAATAATTGTTCATTAGAcagagaatataaaaaaaatatgtgtaaaatatttgttgcttGTTTTTTAAAGCGTATCTGCGCCCACCTCCAATTTTTGGTCACACACAAAGACCACAAATTTATACGatcaacaatcaaaacaagcaaatatatgtaagtgtgtgcaCACACTGCCAATCGTGACCATAGCAATACCGTTGATGAGTCATATGAATTTTCAAAGCAACTTTTCGCCAATAGTGCGTTGTGAATTTAAGTATTTGtgtattaagtaaataaataaaaaaaataaaaaaaatgtattaacaaCATGATAAGTGCacaacatatataaatattaaaaaaaaaaaatgctaaaaagtaaaataaataaaaaaaatggcagtGAATATTGAAGTGTTTATCTGAATGTCAAACATTAACGACTCAAATTACATTGAAAACACAAACATAAGTCATCATAAATGCGGCAAAAAAATTTCACGAAAAGTAATAAAgttaaaaacagcaacaagtgaCGTCATTTGACTGCTGTGAAAGAAATATAGCTCAAAAAAGGTAATTTAAGACATGGCCAGACAGGTCGGCAGATGGGCAAGCCAGCAACACTGATTGGCAAGAAAGCAAAAGAACTGGATTAATCAGTCTatgtgcacgtatgtatgtatgtgtgtgtgtatatatgtatgcctatATGTGCGAGTATATTCGCATGTCGGCGCTTTTGCAAATTACGTTCGACTTTTGTACTTGTTCGTCCAAGCCAAACACGGAATTGACACACTGGCATAAAGTGTTGAGCAGCGCGCGACCGGCTTGCATGACTGCCGGCCGACGTCAGGTAAAGGAGTGCGGGAGTTTCGGAGAGAcatgcaaacattttaaaattcaacAGCTAACCGCAAATTGGTTTTAGTTTGTGTTTTCCCCATTAAAtatgttttctcaatgtgtttttggCTATTTTTCGTGAATAATGGAAACAAATTTATCCAACAATAACAGTCTTTTGGTTCCTTCATTGTTTCTGATACTGATTATTCATTATGTACAAATTTATGAGAGATTAGTAttgaattacatacatacatatatccataagtatgtacatgcatgcgcttattttgaataaacaaacaattaGCTACATATTTACGAGAAATTTATTCTACAAAGCACTTCACTAATAATGCCAAAATGCCACACAATTAGACTTTTTATGAGAAATGTACATCAGTCAACTTGATTGAATGGATTCATAAAGGCCGGAACTGcatatgaattaaataaatatttcgactctgctgctagcgctgcgtttgctTCGGTGTACCTAATAATTTATTATCATGtaagctttttaaaataaaaataaaaaaataaaataaatatttcgaccaaaaaaaaaaaaaaaatgtaaatacgcAAAAACAAGTTAAGTTGAAGAAAGAAACATTGGACACCGGATATTTCAATTCCAGACATCTTTTTGAAGCTTCATGTCagtaagtacagggtggctgatgaaagccgctaccaaaaaaaaaaattgaataactttttttctttttaagttatctgttccatttttgttttaatttgcagattgatctttaaaatttattaaaatggataactgggacacgcaaacaagaatttggatagtccgccgctatcacgcactggagtccgtagttttgttacagagagagtacaggcggatgtttggcggcgatcccccgagcagatggaccataatgagactggtgaataattttgctgagcaaggaacagtcgcaagaaggccttatcatcgaaacccaccagttcggacggaggaaacgatcgctgctgtagctgcagctatacaaatcaatccaagggtttcaacaagaagcttatctgctcaacttggtgtcagccgacagtctttgcaaacaataatgcacaaagatttagacttatttccctacaaaattcaaatggttaacaaactgaatgcagcagacttgccgattcgcttggaattttgccagaagatcctgcaaatggtggaagaagaccaaaacatgttaaactgccttttcatgcctgatgaggcccatttcgatttaaacggcaatgtgaacaaacaaaattgtcgaatatggagtacttctaacccacagatactccacgagacggaattgcatcctcttcgcgtgacagtgtggtgtgcggtttcttcacgctgtattgtcgggccttatttttttgaagaaaatggtcacaccgttacggttactggagaccgttatttgaaaatgctgaaagaatttttctatccagaactacaccgaaagagaattcctttcaactctgtgtggtttcaacaagatggggcaacgtctcacatagcccagtctgttatgacagagttgcgacgaaaatttcccaataaactgatttcaagaaactccgaatttcgttggccccccaggtcgcctgaccttactgcacctgactttttcttgtggggtttatgtaaacaagaagtttataaaacaaagccaacaaatttggatgaactaaaacaatccattcgggcaacaattgcggctattcctgtcgcaactctcaaagcagcaatgaacaactttttactaagatgccgcacttgtgtcaacgagcatggggggcatttaaattcaattatttttaaaactagttatgttacatttaataaaatttaatgatcttcaacttgaaaaaaaaataaatgaattccatacactaaaaaaaaagttatttgagtttcttaatgtagcaaaattcatcagccaccctgtattttaatTAGTACCTCCATCGAGCGAAATGTGGCACTTTACGCGCGAACCGCTGTggtaaatattgcaaatttactTCCATTTCCAAACCGAGTACTGCGTTGcttattgaaaataagttttGGTCGAAATAAAGCCTCTATTGGCCATTTGGGAGTGcggaggttcgaatctccgtgcgtgaaacagcaaaataattgaagcaggtttttctaatagtggtcgcccctcggccttgaaaaagctcatcataaaaacccatttgccgttcgaagtggGCTTAGAACTGTTGGTCTCTTcatgtgtggaacaacatcaagacgcacatgaTTTGTCAGCGGCAtcttaaaaaaggaaaatacaaaACATCGGCTCATATTctatcaatattttgtattggAAAACTGCGTTCGTCAGTGCAGTattcgaattttcaaaacattgtgAATACTTCAGACTATGAAAAAAAGTCAATAGACAACAGACAATTGTTTAAACGCACGAGTTTGGGAAGGGGGTATTCATTTGTGGGCAGTTCAGCTTAGATTAAGCTCTATAGAAGAAGTTGCAAAAATGGTGGATGGTAGCTGTTTGTTAGATGTTTCGTGACAGGAAATTAATGCAGTGGATAGCTTTAGCTCTCGCGTCTTGATGAGAAACACGGATCCACACGTGTAAGCATCTTACATTCCGCATACAAGTCCTTATGAAAAGAGACTACAGTGTTAACTCACATAAAACTACTTAATTAAATCTTTAACTttccaaaaatatatgcatCGAAGACTTTTACAGTTAAGTAATTAATACATTTGAGCAAAATATAAAGAAGCGAgcaaattttggaaattgaaagttttaaaaaaatgcaaaacgtgTGAGTGACTACTAAGAAGATATGACCAAAAAGTGCACatgaaaataactaaatttatgtattagtaaaaagctattttttaatgtatttatcgcttgttgtttttttagctgAAAGCGAACTGTCCACAtcaataactatggtttgacagccgaggatggcaaactgtgttgaattttttatgttcagtaaggtttggcttACTTTGGCTTTCAGGCTTCCAAATTCTGTAAATCTGttcacgaagttcatagagcactggcggcatcatcacTTCTTATTTC
This genomic window contains:
- the LOC129240204 gene encoding BAG domain-containing protein Samui isoform X2 → MRPTVLSNANANAAAGVGGGGGSTTGNTTNGINIPVQHDFGNGGGVHPQAAGYYADPNAAAYGSPRQQQQSPQQQSYHAQQQAPQAAQQQHPHQQIPQHFQGFGFEPDMDMDMDMDMFPRSRLGRMHDPFGSFNNSHFGFPQFNSLGRRRAADHMGRDDDFFNRLPSEFRQYIPEGFGHSRRGESATLPRQHSSQHSQQVPVQGGGPAYYQSFVPSSPPNGVPQSPSKKLCDAAIQTEDPIVRSGGDQVDSAAPQAHGDNLKQHGLRNTVDMGVKSALESDQGTRAHSAPPQEQQQQIPVNGKRQTPPPQAGHSQFGTQTSPHVQAGTTTGQQPQFNKAYYAPQQQPHPQQRQQTPPPPQTPGGSYVRTIPIFVEGRSEPIINAHKEIPNQNSAPGQSPAAASASARAHVPPQPQQQPQQHRPTPLNTQQQQQPQQQQTAAAAGVPPQTPHTLDSISKIQDIQRDVLDLMGKVEKFTGTRQDKEYVYLDEMLTRNLLKLDTIDTNGKDSIRLARKEAIKCIQASINVLEAKANENSKAAQQAAEGGAPAEEPITAAATEPVQMNEAATRKSASKEKVEAVATEVSETATAKAADSEAEPADAKQIQAPIPLPPPEGMQANEASATSEANSTESKESGEPAAESKIDETGETNTSAIAVEGKTTEVSAKDGTELSK
- the LOC129240204 gene encoding BAG domain-containing protein Samui isoform X1, whose protein sequence is MRPTVLSNANANAAAGVGGGGGSTTGNTTNGINIPVQHDFGNGGGVHPQAAGYYADPNAAAYGSPRQQQQSPQQQSYHAQQQAPQAAQQQHPHQQIPQHFQQGFGFEPDMDMDMDMDMFPRSRLGRMHDPFGSFNNSHFGFPQFNSLGRRRAADHMGRDDDFFNRLPSEFRQYIPEGFGHSRRGESATLPRQHSSQHSQQVPVQGGGPAYYQSFVPSSPPNGVPQSPSKKLCDAAIQTEDPIVRSGGDQVDSAAPQAHGDNLKQHGLRNTVDMGVKSALESDQGTRAHSAPPQEQQQQIPVNGKRQTPPPQAGHSQFGTQTSPHVQAGTTTGQQPQFNKAYYAPQQQPHPQQRQQTPPPPQTPGGSYVRTIPIFVEGRSEPIINAHKEIPNQNSAPGQSPAAASASARAHVPPQPQQQPQQHRPTPLNTQQQQQPQQQQTAAAAGVPPQTPHTLDSISKIQDIQRDVLDLMGKVEKFTGTRQDKEYVYLDEMLTRNLLKLDTIDTNGKDSIRLARKEAIKCIQASINVLEAKANENSKAAQQAAEGGAPAEEPITAAATEPVQMNEAATRKSASKEKVEAVATEVSETATAKAADSEAEPADAKQIQAPIPLPPPEGMQANEASATSEANSTESKESGEPAAESKIDETGETNTSAIAVEGKTTEVSAKDGTELSK
- the LOC129240204 gene encoding BAG domain-containing protein Samui isoform X3 — its product is MDMDMDMDMFPRSRLGRMHDPFGSFNNSHFGFPQFNSLGRRRAADHMGRDDDFFNRLPSEFRQYIPEGFGHSRRGESATLPRQHSSQHSQQVPVQGGGPAYYQSFVPSSPPNGVPQSPSKKLCDAAIQTEDPIVRSGGDQVDSAAPQAHGDNLKQHGLRNTVDMGVKSALESDQGTRAHSAPPQEQQQQIPVNGKRQTPPPQAGHSQFGTQTSPHVQAGTTTGQQPQFNKAYYAPQQQPHPQQRQQTPPPPQTPGGSYVRTIPIFVEGRSEPIINAHKEIPNQNSAPGQSPAAASASARAHVPPQPQQQPQQHRPTPLNTQQQQQPQQQQTAAAAGVPPQTPHTLDSISKIQDIQRDVLDLMGKVEKFTGTRQDKEYVYLDEMLTRNLLKLDTIDTNGKDSIRLARKEAIKCIQASINVLEAKANENSKAAQQAAEGGAPAEEPITAAATEPVQMNEAATRKSASKEKVEAVATEVSETATAKAADSEAEPADAKQIQAPIPLPPPEGMQANEASATSEANSTESKESGEPAAESKIDETGETNTSAIAVEGKTTEVSAKDGTELSK